One stretch of Methyloversatilis sp. RAC08 DNA includes these proteins:
- a CDS encoding acyltransferase family protein, whose protein sequence is MSLTKNTYFPAVDGLRAVAVLSVLLFHVDAIVPAGFIGVDIFFVISGFVVASAAMSLPVDSFREFLNAFYARRVLRIVPALAVVVLVTFVVDALIVPDAWLSDANPKSGLAALFGLSNVFFALTSNDYWSPRTEFNPFTHTWSLGVEEQFYLIFPILFFGWMQGRRRFVTFLLVSLIGLSLLALYVVQESYSRTIAFYSLPTRFWELGLGVLLFMSRDVWRPAFSGMNRSSAEAVGAVALAAMVGCLLWIDASRFPWPSGLIPVLLTLLLIMLGTTRDDCGVVRLLSKPAAVFVGKLSYSLYLWHWPVIVFMKWTTGLADWPHQLAACVISFALAWASWRYVENPVRYSQKLKSLPKGRLVLSGIGAMAAFAAVAVLVVFAKPHISMSVTSDEAVWHPDAVLPVTAADRTCAVKDGKDSFGSGRRFDFSPVDCENVDAPRVFVAGDSHAWAYSSMLRFYAATTGSSVSMFTSPGCSVFNMRNSSATIGRGCEEFVASLFATLQKEARPGDVLFLPSLRLPRFGDQWGGAKISPVASIDRQAAVTEAIGRLETLSVIGVKVFFEAPKPVFRVPLFRCSDFFNKDNPDCDGGLEVSRKELDELRTPVLSAMRQVKDQVTGVEIWDPYVLLCPDDVCSPVRAGKPLFFDGDHLTAYGNSIVAESFHQALRAH, encoded by the coding sequence ATGTCATTGACAAAAAATACATATTTCCCGGCAGTGGATGGCCTGAGAGCCGTCGCTGTACTTTCTGTCCTTTTATTTCACGTAGACGCGATAGTTCCGGCTGGTTTCATCGGGGTCGATATATTTTTCGTGATCTCGGGCTTTGTCGTGGCATCAGCGGCGATGAGCTTGCCCGTGGATTCATTCCGGGAGTTTCTGAACGCCTTCTACGCGCGGCGTGTCCTCAGAATCGTTCCGGCGCTGGCGGTCGTTGTTCTGGTGACTTTCGTCGTGGATGCCCTGATCGTGCCCGACGCGTGGCTTAGCGATGCGAATCCGAAGTCGGGCCTGGCTGCGCTTTTCGGTCTGAGCAACGTATTCTTTGCCTTGACTTCGAATGATTACTGGTCGCCGCGGACCGAGTTCAACCCGTTCACCCATACATGGTCACTTGGCGTCGAAGAACAGTTCTATCTGATCTTTCCGATTTTATTTTTCGGGTGGATGCAGGGTAGACGTCGATTTGTGACATTTCTTCTGGTGAGCCTTATCGGGCTCTCTCTCCTCGCCTTGTATGTCGTTCAGGAAAGTTATTCGAGAACGATTGCGTTTTACAGTCTGCCAACGCGCTTCTGGGAACTTGGACTGGGTGTGCTGCTGTTCATGTCCCGTGACGTCTGGCGTCCGGCATTTTCGGGCATGAACCGATCCAGCGCTGAAGCGGTAGGCGCAGTCGCATTGGCTGCGATGGTCGGTTGCCTGCTATGGATTGATGCATCTCGCTTTCCATGGCCGTCAGGGCTTATACCTGTGCTGCTGACGCTACTCCTGATCATGCTGGGGACGACCCGGGACGACTGCGGAGTTGTACGGCTGCTTTCGAAGCCTGCGGCAGTGTTCGTCGGAAAGCTGTCGTACTCGCTTTACCTGTGGCACTGGCCTGTGATCGTATTCATGAAATGGACCACTGGCCTTGCCGACTGGCCACATCAGCTAGCGGCATGTGTCATTTCGTTCGCACTTGCCTGGGCTTCATGGCGGTATGTCGAGAATCCGGTTCGTTACTCGCAGAAATTGAAGTCTCTGCCAAAGGGGCGATTGGTACTGTCAGGCATCGGCGCGATGGCGGCATTTGCAGCCGTTGCGGTGCTAGTGGTATTTGCGAAACCCCACATTTCAATGAGTGTGACCAGCGATGAAGCCGTCTGGCATCCCGATGCGGTGCTTCCGGTCACCGCCGCGGATCGAACCTGTGCGGTGAAGGACGGGAAGGACAGTTTCGGCTCGGGAAGGCGGTTCGACTTCTCCCCTGTGGATTGCGAGAACGTCGATGCCCCGAGAGTGTTTGTCGCCGGTGATTCCCACGCATGGGCTTATTCTTCGATGCTTCGTTTCTACGCGGCGACAACTGGATCCAGCGTCTCGATGTTCACGTCTCCGGGGTGCAGCGTATTCAATATGCGCAACTCCTCAGCTACGATCGGACGAGGCTGTGAGGAATTCGTCGCAAGCCTGTTCGCCACACTCCAGAAGGAGGCACGGCCAGGTGATGTGTTGTTTTTGCCATCACTGCGTTTGCCGCGATTCGGTGACCAGTGGGGGGGGGCGAAAATTTCGCCAGTGGCGTCGATTGATAGGCAAGCCGCGGTTACCGAGGCAATCGGCCGACTCGAAACGCTTTCGGTAATTGGCGTGAAGGTGTTTTTCGAAGCGCCCAAGCCTGTCTTTCGAGTGCCGCTGTTCCGGTGTTCCGATTTCTTCAACAAGGACAATCCCGATTGTGACGGCGGGCTGGAGGTTTCTCGCAAGGAACTCGATGAACTTCGAACGCCTGTTCTTTCGGCGATGAGGCAGGTCAAGGATCAGGTGACCGGCGTAGAGATCTGGGATCCATACGTTCTTCTGTGCCCGGACGATGTCTGTTCGCCCGTTCGCGCTGGCAAGCCATTGTTCTTTGACGGTGATCACCTTACTGCTTATGGAAATTCCATCGTTGCCGAAAGCTTCCACCAAGCACTTCGTGCACATTGA
- a CDS encoding sialate O-acetylesterase, whose protein sequence is MSVRPFALASHCSLTVITLLLMEIPSLPKASTKHFVHIDLSWVVLRRCCIVLFCCLLPSVGAVRANELRLAGIFNDYGVLQRDTPVPVWGWAAPGATVSVRFGAQTREATASITDGYWHVTLESMPADGKGRELDVSAGKTSVRKRNLVVGDVWLVSGQSNMVITMQAPQTTVLQEKIGAASNGKIRLFQLPNASSDVPLKDTSGLWRPAVSPKAVQSMPAIGYLFGERIQTELTIPVGIVVAATPSTVIQNWIPADVLRANPLSRRFVLQYESARARLSAGSARAGGSRIPAGAPDSPWNPSASFNSKILPLAPFAFKGVLWYQGEGNVEDSEIYPSLLNDLVDSWREVFQRADLPFIVAELAPYQRPASSVKDSARARFGEGLHAFAARKSKVWVVTLVDAGSRDDIHPARKEIPADRFARMALAKVYQLKIDAEGPRYVGIEIRSGDVMVKFDSAAAHLAIRSTDSAGVMSDADRAVGFELAGEDQVFHPADAEITGINVVTVRSSKVMNPVAVRYAWRDYPECNLVGANQIPVAPFRTDDWPMKAF, encoded by the coding sequence ATGTCTGTTCGCCCGTTCGCGCTGGCAAGCCATTGTTCTTTGACGGTGATCACCTTACTGCTTATGGAAATTCCATCGTTGCCGAAAGCTTCCACCAAGCACTTCGTGCACATTGACCTGTCCTGGGTTGTGCTTCGTCGATGCTGCATCGTCTTATTTTGTTGTCTGTTGCCATCCGTGGGAGCCGTCAGGGCCAATGAGCTCCGGTTGGCCGGCATATTCAATGATTACGGCGTACTGCAGCGGGACACACCTGTTCCGGTATGGGGCTGGGCTGCTCCTGGTGCAACGGTAAGTGTCCGTTTTGGGGCGCAGACCCGGGAGGCCACCGCGTCCATAACTGACGGATACTGGCATGTGACGCTCGAGTCCATGCCGGCTGATGGAAAAGGGCGGGAACTGGACGTCTCGGCGGGCAAGACATCGGTTCGGAAGCGAAACCTCGTAGTAGGGGACGTGTGGCTGGTGTCCGGCCAGTCGAACATGGTCATCACGATGCAGGCACCACAGACAACGGTCCTGCAGGAAAAGATTGGGGCTGCGAGCAACGGCAAGATTCGGCTCTTCCAACTGCCCAATGCATCGTCCGACGTTCCGCTCAAGGATACGTCGGGGCTTTGGCGTCCTGCGGTATCGCCGAAAGCCGTGCAGTCGATGCCTGCGATCGGCTATTTGTTCGGCGAACGTATCCAGACCGAACTCACCATACCGGTTGGTATCGTCGTGGCCGCGACGCCTTCGACCGTCATACAGAACTGGATCCCGGCGGATGTCCTTCGGGCCAACCCGCTGAGTCGCCGGTTTGTCTTGCAGTACGAGTCGGCACGTGCCCGGTTATCCGCCGGATCGGCGCGCGCTGGAGGCAGCAGGATTCCGGCGGGAGCGCCTGATTCACCCTGGAATCCTTCGGCATCGTTCAACTCGAAAATCCTGCCCCTGGCACCTTTCGCGTTCAAAGGGGTGCTCTGGTATCAGGGCGAAGGCAATGTCGAGGACTCGGAGATCTATCCGTCGCTGTTGAACGACTTGGTCGACTCATGGAGGGAAGTCTTTCAGAGAGCTGATCTTCCATTCATCGTCGCAGAATTGGCACCGTATCAACGCCCCGCATCGAGCGTCAAGGACAGCGCTCGTGCAAGGTTTGGTGAAGGGTTACACGCGTTCGCTGCGCGTAAGAGCAAGGTTTGGGTGGTCACTCTGGTGGATGCAGGCAGCCGCGATGACATTCATCCCGCACGCAAGGAGATCCCTGCCGATCGCTTTGCGCGTATGGCGCTTGCAAAGGTTTATCAGCTGAAGATCGATGCCGAAGGCCCGCGATACGTCGGTATCGAGATCAGGAGCGGTGACGTCATGGTGAAGTTCGATAGTGCTGCTGCACATCTCGCTATCCGGAGTACTGACAGTGCAGGCGTGATGAGTGACGCCGATCGCGCCGTCGGTTTCGAGCTGGCGGGTGAGGACCAGGTGTTCCATCCAGCGGACGCAGAGATCACGGGCATTAATGTTGTCACCGTACGCTCTTCGAAGGTCATGAATCCTGTCGCCGTGCGCTACGCGTGGCGGGATTATCCGGAGTGCAATTTGGTCGGCGCCAACCAGATACCGGTCGCTCCGTTCAGAACGGATGACTGGCCCATGAAGGCGTTCTGA
- a CDS encoding DUF1800 domain-containing protein: MFLLRFSVGLALVFLSSLAGAAGLVVRLVDHVTDVGMSNHELHAFERTATGDLWRAKRSTDSSGTASFELDGLGAGRNYILKAQPFGPWVEGSLITAGGTQELRVGKLQVQVFDGMTGLPRSGQTLALKRWSADGAHTWVMSGISDAQGWVKIDPPGVGTERYIVTATSPTVGYEKVSEILLTKGPHRFVLGNDPVVIEMADSLSGSALTGKVVEVWDRSTSEFVIRRTTDGSGHVRLDLDGLLSGRRYVAKSQPYLQQVQAEIASAGVKKLVAGALQVQVVDARNNLPFAWKDVSLQERLPDGSHQGAGVFRTDGEGRVRLDPAGFGSRSYAIRAVSPVDGVSKTSEAYSSPGSYRFMVAQGAVTVRLIDHVTDAGLAGLELHAYERSATGDTWRAKKTTDAQGNASFDLDGLGGGRNYVLKVQPFGFWVESELLTAPRNFGFRVGTLQAQVVDGVTGQGRAGQQVGLKKWSPDGAHTWVMGGKTDASGWIKLDPPNVGTVPYVFTATSPTDGVEKISDVYRSKGPHRFVMGNAPIVAQLRDAVTGAGIAGKLVEIWEVTDNAPVLRLKRTTSESGQASFDVDGLASGRKYFLRTQPYLQTVQSAVINAAGAQLLNAGTLQVQLIDARSGKGLSLRSVSLLEVVSDGALRSAGTFSADVEGRVRLNPEGLGSRRYVLRTTSPIDGTTKTSQTYSAVGSHQFRLAASALTVKLINHVTDAGMPNVELNVFERTPAGDVWRVKRATEGEGTASFDLDGLGEGRNYVVKTQPFGAWVESELITEPRGLGFRVGALQVQVIDGQTGQGRADQAVTLKRWSPDGAHVWVMAGRTDAQGWAKLDPPNVGTVPYVLTATSPTDGREKISDIYRGKGPYRFVLGNDSVVVRVQDSVSGAAISGKNVEVWEKTGATQVLRLTRTTDTAGEVKFDLDGLAEGRRYVLTTKPYLQAVQSAEISSAGSKVIKVGALQVQLIDARNGLPLAWKDVSLQEVLADGSFKGEGAFRTDGEGRVRLDPDRLGSRKFALRAVSPLDGATKTSATYSAAGSYQFKLAQGALTVKLIDHMTEAGVANVELHAYERTAGGDVWRAKRLTDAQGGASFDLDGLGSGRNYVLKTQPFGVWVESDLLTEPRGYGFRVGSVPVTLIDGARGTVLSSVTVIAFEKLPDGALKVAKQGISDGTGLIRFDFEGLGQGREYVMRATNPFADGQDHFSDVLASRGAYRFAMIQGEDEDLDRTLPSIEIMDPVTDSRIAFNGFRISGVADDNVSIREVRLKLSLPSGATIDKSATWRPSSKTWFVETGALPVSSPGTVTIAMTAVDKSWNEATATLSLALIKDVTPPTIRVNSRQSGTQVPTGGFVVSGAVIDDTLGVELTAEVSGGGMVGVSKLVEVAQRTGRWSVVVAPEALLAGGVSVALVARDGGGNESSQTLSLTPVATFSRVWHVLQRTSFGPSPDAYLAASPGGMGVDAWLSAQLVPDEVADDGWVSRAESFGSSVNIATGALRQAAYSDRALREVMTWFWDNHFNTLFNSHHNSLFEQNENNAFRTLAVGRFRDLLAASAKSPAMLYTLDGRHNRMGRPNENYARELMELHTMGVDGGYTERDVAEVARAMTGWTVVDGQFAFDAAGHDVGAKNVLGVVIPAGGGQADGERVLDIVASHPSTARFICRKLVTYFVSDVPVDALVTSCAQTFISQQNAPDQIRQVLMVILSSSAFRGDSHVRAKLKTPLEFVLGSVRQLGGENVGDDIPIELQRQGMPLFLNPVPTGYSDLGSAWLSSSMLHSRARFADRLLAYAPAGAQVQFNLSGLMNDEGFDTAEGVCGRLLERLLGPTFVKRHMDVAMNILTEGGLYPWLPSAPDREVRLRRLAKALLLLPDYQYQ; encoded by the coding sequence GTGTTCCTTCTGCGCTTTTCTGTTGGCCTGGCCTTGGTGTTCCTGTCGTCGTTGGCGGGTGCTGCCGGGCTTGTGGTCAGATTGGTCGACCATGTGACGGACGTTGGGATGTCCAACCATGAACTCCACGCATTCGAACGCACCGCCACGGGCGACTTGTGGCGTGCAAAACGCAGCACGGACAGCTCAGGTACGGCCAGCTTCGAGCTGGATGGGTTAGGCGCAGGCAGGAACTACATTCTGAAAGCGCAGCCTTTCGGACCGTGGGTGGAAGGTAGTTTGATCACAGCTGGCGGTACGCAAGAGTTGCGTGTGGGCAAGCTGCAGGTACAGGTGTTTGACGGGATGACGGGCCTGCCCCGGAGCGGTCAGACCCTCGCACTAAAGCGGTGGTCAGCGGACGGCGCCCATACGTGGGTCATGAGCGGAATCAGCGATGCGCAGGGCTGGGTGAAGATTGATCCGCCAGGTGTGGGTACGGAGCGCTACATCGTAACGGCGACCAGTCCGACGGTTGGCTATGAAAAGGTCAGCGAGATCCTTTTGACCAAAGGGCCGCACAGGTTTGTGCTTGGCAATGATCCGGTCGTGATTGAAATGGCGGATTCGCTCAGCGGTTCGGCGCTGACAGGAAAAGTAGTTGAGGTATGGGATCGATCGACGTCCGAATTCGTCATCAGGCGCACGACCGACGGCAGCGGCCATGTAAGGCTTGATCTCGATGGGCTTCTGTCCGGTCGGCGCTATGTCGCCAAGTCCCAACCCTATCTTCAGCAGGTGCAAGCGGAAATCGCGTCCGCCGGGGTGAAAAAGCTCGTTGCAGGCGCCTTGCAGGTTCAGGTGGTTGATGCACGAAACAATTTGCCCTTTGCCTGGAAGGACGTATCGCTGCAGGAGCGTTTGCCGGACGGAAGCCATCAGGGTGCAGGTGTCTTCCGCACCGACGGCGAAGGACGGGTAAGGCTGGATCCTGCCGGTTTCGGTAGCCGCAGTTATGCGATTCGCGCGGTGAGCCCGGTTGACGGCGTCAGCAAGACGAGCGAAGCCTACAGTTCCCCCGGCAGCTATCGATTCATGGTCGCTCAGGGTGCCGTTACCGTGCGCCTTATCGATCATGTAACCGACGCGGGGCTTGCAGGGCTCGAATTGCACGCCTACGAGCGTTCTGCCACTGGCGATACATGGCGCGCAAAAAAAACGACCGACGCTCAGGGAAATGCCAGCTTCGATCTTGACGGGCTAGGCGGCGGTCGCAACTATGTTCTGAAGGTGCAACCCTTCGGCTTCTGGGTCGAGAGCGAGTTGCTCACGGCGCCGCGAAATTTCGGCTTTCGGGTCGGGACACTGCAGGCACAGGTGGTGGACGGCGTGACCGGGCAGGGCAGGGCGGGGCAGCAGGTCGGCCTCAAGAAATGGTCGCCCGACGGCGCCCACACCTGGGTCATGGGGGGCAAGACCGACGCGTCGGGCTGGATCAAGCTCGACCCACCCAATGTCGGAACCGTGCCCTATGTCTTTACAGCGACCAGCCCCACCGATGGCGTGGAGAAGATCAGCGATGTCTATCGGAGCAAGGGCCCGCATCGATTCGTGATGGGCAATGCACCGATCGTTGCGCAACTTCGCGATGCGGTGACCGGTGCGGGCATTGCAGGGAAGCTTGTCGAGATTTGGGAAGTGACAGACAACGCACCAGTCCTCCGGCTGAAGCGTACGACCAGTGAATCAGGTCAGGCCAGCTTTGATGTGGATGGCCTTGCGTCAGGCCGTAAGTATTTTCTGAGGACGCAGCCCTATCTTCAGACGGTTCAGAGCGCAGTGATCAATGCTGCCGGAGCGCAACTGCTGAATGCCGGCACCCTGCAGGTGCAGTTGATCGACGCAAGGAGTGGCAAAGGCCTTTCGCTGCGATCGGTGTCACTGCTTGAGGTAGTGAGCGATGGCGCCCTCAGGTCGGCAGGTACGTTCTCCGCTGACGTGGAGGGGCGCGTCCGGCTGAATCCGGAAGGGCTGGGCAGTCGCAGATATGTCCTTCGCACCACAAGTCCGATAGACGGGACGACGAAGACCAGTCAAACCTACAGCGCTGTGGGAAGCCATCAGTTCAGGCTGGCTGCGAGTGCGCTCACGGTCAAACTGATCAATCACGTAACCGATGCGGGCATGCCGAATGTCGAACTGAATGTGTTTGAGCGGACTCCTGCGGGTGATGTCTGGCGTGTCAAGCGCGCGACCGAAGGCGAAGGCACGGCTAGTTTCGATCTCGATGGGCTCGGTGAAGGACGCAACTATGTAGTCAAGACGCAACCCTTCGGCGCCTGGGTCGAAAGCGAACTGATCACGGAACCGCGCGGTCTCGGTTTCCGGGTGGGCGCACTGCAGGTCCAGGTAATCGATGGACAGACCGGGCAAGGACGCGCGGATCAGGCGGTGACGCTCAAACGCTGGTCGCCGGACGGTGCGCATGTATGGGTGATGGCAGGACGCACTGATGCTCAGGGCTGGGCGAAGCTCGACCCACCCAACGTTGGAACGGTGCCTTATGTCTTGACGGCAACCAGCCCGACGGATGGTCGCGAAAAAATCAGCGACATCTATCGTGGCAAGGGGCCGTATCGCTTTGTACTCGGTAACGATTCGGTGGTTGTGCGCGTTCAGGATTCGGTCAGTGGAGCAGCGATTTCCGGCAAGAATGTTGAGGTTTGGGAAAAGACAGGCGCTACTCAAGTCCTTCGCCTGACGCGAACTACGGATACCGCTGGCGAGGTGAAATTCGATCTCGATGGCCTTGCCGAGGGCCGCCGTTACGTCTTGACGACAAAGCCGTATCTGCAGGCCGTTCAGAGCGCAGAGATCTCATCGGCCGGATCGAAGGTGATCAAGGTCGGGGCGCTGCAGGTTCAGTTGATCGACGCCCGTAACGGGCTGCCGCTTGCTTGGAAGGATGTGTCGCTGCAGGAGGTGCTGGCAGACGGAAGCTTCAAGGGAGAAGGGGCGTTCCGGACGGACGGTGAAGGACGGGTGCGTCTGGACCCCGATCGGCTCGGCAGCCGGAAATTCGCACTCAGGGCGGTCAGTCCGCTCGATGGCGCGACCAAGACAAGTGCGACCTACAGCGCCGCTGGGAGTTATCAGTTCAAGCTCGCTCAAGGGGCGCTCACGGTCAAGCTTATCGATCACATGACCGAGGCTGGCGTCGCGAACGTCGAGCTTCACGCTTACGAAAGGACTGCTGGGGGCGACGTCTGGCGGGCCAAGCGTCTGACAGATGCCCAGGGCGGCGCCAGCTTCGATCTCGACGGTCTTGGCAGCGGGCGAAACTATGTCCTCAAGACTCAGCCCTTTGGCGTGTGGGTCGAAAGTGATCTGCTGACTGAACCACGTGGCTATGGCTTCCGCGTGGGTTCGGTTCCGGTCACTCTCATCGATGGTGCAAGGGGTACCGTGCTGTCGTCGGTCACCGTTATTGCATTCGAGAAATTGCCGGATGGCGCGCTGAAGGTTGCGAAACAGGGCATTTCCGATGGTACTGGCTTGATACGTTTCGATTTCGAGGGTTTGGGACAGGGGCGCGAATATGTGATGCGTGCCACCAATCCATTCGCCGACGGGCAGGATCATTTCAGCGATGTGCTGGCGTCACGGGGCGCGTATCGTTTCGCGATGATTCAGGGCGAAGACGAAGATCTGGACCGTACGCTACCGAGTATCGAGATCATGGATCCGGTGACCGATTCGCGCATTGCCTTCAACGGATTCCGCATCAGTGGTGTAGCCGATGACAACGTGTCGATTCGGGAAGTCCGACTCAAGCTTTCCCTCCCATCCGGCGCGACGATAGACAAGTCGGCTACTTGGCGTCCATCGAGCAAGACGTGGTTTGTTGAAACGGGTGCGCTTCCGGTCAGTTCGCCAGGAACCGTGACTATCGCGATGACTGCGGTAGACAAGTCTTGGAATGAGGCGACAGCGACCTTGTCGCTCGCGCTCATCAAAGACGTCACGCCACCGACAATCAGGGTCAACTCACGGCAGAGCGGAACTCAGGTTCCGACTGGGGGGTTCGTGGTCAGCGGAGCGGTCATTGACGACACGCTCGGTGTCGAACTGACTGCTGAAGTGAGTGGCGGCGGCATGGTCGGTGTGTCCAAGTTGGTTGAGGTGGCGCAGCGCACGGGCCGCTGGAGTGTGGTGGTTGCCCCCGAAGCCCTACTGGCTGGCGGTGTCTCCGTTGCGCTCGTCGCACGTGATGGCGGAGGCAACGAAAGCAGTCAGACCTTGTCCCTGACCCCGGTGGCCACGTTCAGCCGCGTCTGGCATGTCCTGCAGCGAACCTCGTTCGGCCCTTCACCGGACGCCTATCTGGCTGCAAGTCCTGGCGGCATGGGTGTCGATGCCTGGCTTTCCGCGCAACTTGTTCCAGATGAAGTGGCTGATGATGGCTGGGTATCGAGAGCAGAGAGCTTCGGCAGCAGCGTCAATATCGCGACCGGTGCCCTAAGGCAGGCTGCATACAGTGATCGTGCCTTGCGGGAAGTGATGACCTGGTTCTGGGACAACCACTTCAATACCCTCTTCAATTCGCATCACAACAGTCTGTTCGAGCAGAACGAGAACAATGCTTTCCGGACATTGGCTGTGGGTCGATTCCGTGATCTGCTTGCTGCGAGTGCCAAAAGTCCTGCGATGCTCTACACGCTGGATGGTCGGCACAATCGGATGGGGCGCCCCAATGAGAACTACGCCAGAGAACTCATGGAATTGCACACGATGGGCGTCGATGGCGGATACACCGAGCGCGATGTGGCGGAAGTGGCCCGCGCGATGACTGGCTGGACGGTGGTCGATGGCCAGTTCGCTTTCGATGCAGCGGGCCACGATGTCGGAGCCAAGAACGTTCTCGGAGTAGTGATCCCTGCCGGAGGCGGACAGGCGGATGGCGAGAGAGTCCTGGACATCGTGGCGTCACATCCCTCGACTGCACGCTTCATCTGCAGGAAGCTGGTGACGTACTTTGTGTCGGATGTGCCTGTCGATGCTCTCGTGACGAGCTGCGCGCAGACGTTCATCAGTCAGCAGAACGCGCCGGATCAGATCAGACAGGTGCTGATGGTGATTCTTTCTTCCTCGGCGTTTCGAGGGGACAGCCATGTGCGGGCGAAGCTGAAGACGCCTCTGGAGTTCGTACTCGGTTCGGTCCGGCAACTTGGCGGCGAAAATGTCGGAGACGACATCCCGATCGAACTGCAGCGTCAGGGAATGCCCCTGTTCCTCAATCCCGTGCCGACTGGTTACAGCGATCTCGGATCCGCATGGCTCAGCAGCAGCATGCTGCATTCACGCGCGCGTTTTGCCGATCGACTGCTGGCTTACGCGCCTGCCGGGGCGCAGGTCCAGTTCAACCTTTCGGGCCTGATGAACGACGAGGGATTCGATACTGCGGAAGGCGTGTGCGGCAGGTTGCTGGAACGCCTGCTGGGCCCGACTTTCGTGAAACGCCACATGGATGTCGCAATGAACATCTTGACGGAGGGGGGGCTTTACCCCTGGCTTCCGAGCGCCCCGGATCGCGAGGTCCGCCTGCGGCGTCTTGCCAAGGCGCTGCTGCTGCTTCCTGATTATCAGTACCAATGA
- a CDS encoding acyltransferase family protein, translating to MANFFAVNRTISERVQETGGRATGFDYMRLILAVLIIVWHSLATAYGTSVPKGIMESPVRAFIALILPMFFALSGFLVAGSLERSKTLFVFLGLRVIRIFPALSVEVLISAFIIGPFFTTYSLGEYFSSEIFLKYFFNIVGHIQYALPGVFESNPLPNIVNGQLWTVPYELQCYVALALIAGVGAVKRHYAFLCILLLLTVLAIVKYLLANTGEISVANGAVPGTVLVLSFLAGVAIYIFKESIPWDGRLAFASAIVSLVLLSVPLGDFFSPLIIGYLTVYLGLMNPAKFFLLRGADYSYGIFLYGFAIQQAVSAIGAWTHHWWVNVAIVLPCSLLIAALSWHFIEKPALGWRKYLYAAEPTWLRVFSRAKNA from the coding sequence ATGGCGAATTTTTTTGCGGTAAATCGAACTATTTCGGAAAGAGTTCAAGAGACTGGTGGTCGAGCTACGGGTTTCGATTACATGCGACTAATTCTTGCTGTGTTAATTATTGTTTGGCATAGCTTGGCAACTGCATATGGAACGTCGGTTCCAAAGGGGATAATGGAATCGCCGGTGCGCGCTTTTATAGCACTCATACTTCCTATGTTTTTCGCACTTAGTGGCTTTCTGGTAGCAGGAAGCTTGGAGCGCTCTAAAACGTTGTTCGTTTTCCTTGGCCTTCGAGTGATTCGAATATTTCCGGCGTTAAGTGTCGAGGTATTGATTTCTGCGTTCATTATTGGGCCTTTTTTTACAACGTACAGCCTTGGTGAATATTTTTCAAGCGAGATTTTTCTTAAGTATTTCTTTAATATCGTCGGTCATATACAGTACGCCTTGCCTGGTGTTTTTGAAAGCAATCCGCTTCCAAATATCGTCAACGGGCAGCTTTGGACCGTTCCTTATGAACTTCAGTGTTATGTGGCGTTGGCTTTAATTGCCGGAGTTGGGGCGGTAAAGCGTCACTACGCATTTTTGTGCATACTGTTGCTTCTCACTGTACTGGCGATAGTGAAATATTTGCTGGCGAATACAGGTGAGATTTCTGTTGCTAATGGAGCAGTGCCTGGTACTGTCCTTGTTTTGAGTTTTTTGGCAGGGGTTGCGATCTATATATTTAAGGAATCGATTCCTTGGGACGGACGCTTGGCGTTTGCGTCGGCTATAGTGTCCTTGGTTCTCCTTTCTGTTCCGCTTGGAGATTTCTTTTCACCTTTGATTATTGGTTACCTTACTGTTTATCTAGGCTTGATGAACCCGGCAAAGTTTTTTCTACTCCGAGGGGCGGACTACTCCTATGGGATATTTTTGTACGGGTTCGCGATCCAGCAAGCGGTATCGGCAATCGGTGCCTGGACGCATCATTGGTGGGTGAATGTCGCGATAGTTCTGCCATGTTCTCTCCTAATTGCTGCCTTGTCTTGGCATTTTATCGAGAAGCCTGCTCTTGGTTGGCGAAAGTACTTGTATGCAGCAGAGCCGACCTGGTTGAGAGTCTTCTCCAGAGCCAAGAATGCTTGA